The Urbifossiella limnaea genome has a window encoding:
- a CDS encoding ribonuclease D — MRRRPSKLVTLPEHVIATPARLAAATAHLSAAPIIGFDTEFVGEDSYRPELCLVQVSSSQALFVIDPFACGPLDAFWEVMTDPAKVIVVHAGREDLRICNFAAGKAPAKVYDVQVAAGLAGLSWPIGYAGLVSELLGHRMNKGETLTDWRRRPLAAAQLRYAFDDVRFLLPAHKKLTDRLTRDQRLEWAEEEFVTFTDKAVADDVTAERWRRVKGTGGFDPRGLAAVRELHAWRDGFAHRVNRPARMLMRDDVLAEIARRLPKSLDDLQNLRGLPRGEQDAILSAVSRARALAADELPGVEPKESDSPQITLMANLLGVVLTDLCSRMKLASNLVATTSDLKAVARSRACGGELPDVQLTRGWRGRHILPELLAVLDGHHALRVVKPTSLAPLAYLPVSEPLPAADATLADGPEESAET, encoded by the coding sequence ATGCGCCGCCGACCCTCCAAGCTCGTGACCCTACCCGAGCACGTCATCGCCACCCCCGCCCGACTGGCGGCCGCCACGGCCCACCTCTCGGCCGCCCCGATCATCGGGTTCGACACCGAGTTCGTCGGCGAGGACTCGTACCGGCCCGAGCTGTGCCTCGTGCAGGTGTCGTCGTCGCAGGCGCTGTTCGTGATCGACCCGTTCGCCTGCGGCCCGCTCGACGCCTTCTGGGAGGTCATGACCGACCCCGCGAAGGTGATCGTCGTTCATGCCGGGCGGGAAGACCTGCGCATCTGCAACTTCGCGGCCGGGAAGGCGCCGGCGAAGGTGTACGACGTGCAGGTCGCCGCCGGCCTCGCCGGGCTGAGCTGGCCCATCGGCTACGCCGGGCTCGTGTCCGAACTCCTCGGCCACCGCATGAACAAGGGCGAGACGCTGACCGACTGGCGCCGCCGCCCGCTGGCCGCCGCCCAGCTGCGGTACGCCTTCGACGACGTGCGCTTCCTCCTGCCGGCGCACAAGAAGCTGACCGACCGGCTAACCCGCGACCAGCGGCTGGAGTGGGCCGAGGAGGAGTTCGTCACGTTCACCGACAAGGCGGTCGCCGACGACGTGACGGCCGAGCGGTGGCGGCGCGTGAAGGGGACCGGCGGGTTCGACCCGCGCGGCCTCGCGGCGGTGCGCGAGCTCCACGCCTGGCGCGACGGCTTCGCCCACCGGGTGAACCGCCCGGCCCGGATGCTCATGCGAGACGACGTGCTGGCCGAGATCGCCCGCCGGCTGCCGAAGTCGCTCGACGACCTGCAAAACCTCCGCGGCCTGCCGCGCGGCGAGCAGGACGCCATCCTCTCGGCCGTGTCGCGGGCGCGGGCGCTGGCCGCCGACGAGCTGCCGGGCGTGGAGCCGAAGGAGAGCGATTCGCCGCAGATCACGCTCATGGCGAACCTCCTCGGCGTCGTGCTCACGGACCTGTGCTCGCGGATGAAGCTGGCGTCGAACCTGGTGGCCACCACGTCCGACCTGAAGGCCGTGGCCCGCTCCCGCGCCTGCGGCGGCGAGCTGCCCGACGTGCAGTTGACGCGGGGCTGGCGCGGCCGGCACATCCTTCCGGAACTGCTCGCGGTGCTGGACGGCCATCACGCGCTGCGGGTGGTAAAGCCCACGTCGCTGGCACCGCTCGCGTACCTGCCCGTGTCCGAGCCGTTGCCCGCGGCGGACGCCACGCTTGCCGACGGACCCGAGGAATCGGCCGAAACCTGA
- a CDS encoding BRcat domain-containing protein has product MSTALKCPNPSCPYLFDPTQVPPGSLLTCPRCGMRFTLGPPPPPAYPSAYPPPQPPPAPLPPPEPAAQPAARPAARAVPPSPVSTGNTLLLVVVGVAMLMGVGLMVYFRINPLRTGGPTASPGEMRERNLTFDPPGAPWVQDDDVRVKLGAPFFLAYRRENPEAFMAFAARDYDTRNPRPSELRDGLLRPLNTLFDELTTNKVENGKWLGEPAVGFEFRGLGKKSGQTWVGESHAVSAKGFAYWSICWTGEGDSAAAFPEFDAVRGRFRLLTARDKWTPKEGTTRPFGGHKYDFQVLDGEGIWNEPPDGKAEDFDPAGNLYLRAKEKRKGRDFPLEAELLVLVLPPAGDDPLAQGVKHVQEARRAEVEKTPGVKLVFTPRTGEPEGDPANPIDETAPVARFEEKAVGARGANRLRVVSARRMGEKVVVVTAWCAWEDRLVFEDRLKQIAGSLREGP; this is encoded by the coding sequence ATGTCGACCGCGCTCAAGTGCCCGAACCCGAGCTGCCCGTACCTCTTCGACCCCACCCAGGTGCCGCCCGGGTCGCTGCTGACGTGCCCGCGGTGCGGCATGCGCTTCACCCTCGGCCCGCCGCCCCCCCCCGCCTACCCGTCAGCATACCCGCCGCCGCAACCCCCGCCGGCCCCGCTCCCGCCCCCCGAACCCGCCGCTCAGCCCGCCGCGCGGCCCGCCGCGCGGGCGGTGCCTCCGAGCCCGGTGAGCACCGGGAACACGCTGCTCCTCGTCGTCGTCGGCGTGGCGATGCTGATGGGCGTCGGCCTGATGGTGTACTTCCGCATCAACCCGCTGCGGACCGGCGGCCCGACCGCGTCGCCCGGCGAGATGCGCGAGCGGAACCTCACGTTCGACCCGCCCGGCGCCCCGTGGGTGCAGGACGACGACGTGCGGGTGAAGCTCGGGGCGCCGTTCTTCCTCGCCTACCGGCGCGAGAACCCGGAGGCGTTCATGGCCTTCGCCGCCCGCGACTACGACACCCGTAACCCGCGGCCGAGCGAGCTGCGCGACGGCCTCCTCCGGCCGCTCAACACGCTCTTCGACGAGCTGACGACGAACAAGGTCGAGAACGGCAAGTGGCTCGGCGAGCCGGCGGTGGGGTTCGAGTTCCGCGGCCTCGGCAAGAAGAGTGGTCAGACGTGGGTTGGCGAGTCCCACGCCGTCTCGGCGAAGGGGTTCGCGTACTGGTCGATCTGCTGGACCGGCGAGGGCGACTCGGCGGCCGCGTTCCCGGAGTTCGACGCCGTCCGGGGCCGGTTCCGGCTGCTGACCGCCCGCGACAAGTGGACGCCGAAGGAGGGGACGACGCGGCCGTTCGGCGGGCACAAGTACGACTTCCAGGTGCTCGACGGCGAGGGGATCTGGAACGAGCCGCCGGACGGGAAGGCGGAGGACTTCGACCCGGCCGGCAACCTGTACCTGCGGGCGAAGGAGAAGCGGAAGGGCCGCGACTTCCCGCTGGAGGCCGAGTTGCTGGTGCTGGTGCTGCCGCCGGCCGGCGACGACCCGCTGGCCCAGGGGGTGAAGCACGTCCAGGAGGCGCGGCGGGCCGAGGTGGAGAAGACGCCCGGGGTGAAGCTGGTGTTCACGCCGCGGACCGGCGAGCCGGAGGGCGACCCGGCCAACCCGATCGACGAGACGGCCCCGGTGGCGCGGTTCGAGGAGAAGGCCGTGGGGGCGCGCGGGGCGAACCGGCTGCGGGTGGTGTCGGCCCGGCGGATGGGCGAGAAGGTGGTGGTGGTGACGGCGTGGTGCGCCTGGGAAGACCGCCTCGTCTTCGAGGACCGGCTGAAGCAGATCGCCGGCTCGTTGCGGGAAGGGCCGTAA
- a CDS encoding DMT family protein: MNPIAAVVLLLVGSNAFMTVAWYGHLKHRDAAWYWVGLVSWVIALPEYALQVPANRLGYGHLTATQLKVIQEAISVSVFVVFAFFYLGEVPTWRTAAAFALIVAAVALVRT, from the coding sequence ATGAACCCGATCGCCGCCGTGGTCCTCCTCCTGGTCGGGTCGAACGCCTTCATGACGGTCGCGTGGTACGGCCACCTCAAGCACCGCGACGCCGCCTGGTACTGGGTCGGCCTCGTTAGCTGGGTCATCGCCCTCCCCGAGTACGCCCTCCAGGTGCCGGCCAACCGCCTCGGCTACGGCCACCTCACCGCCACGCAGCTGAAGGTGATTCAGGAGGCGATCTCCGTCAGCGTGTTCGTCGTGTTCGCGTTCTTCTACCTCGGCGAGGTGCCGACGTGGCGGACGGCGGCGGCGTTCGCCCTGATCGTGGCGGCGGTGGCGCTGGTGCGCACGTAA